Proteins encoded together in one Festucalex cinctus isolate MCC-2025b chromosome 8, RoL_Fcin_1.0, whole genome shotgun sequence window:
- the LOC144024581 gene encoding tubby-related protein 3-like isoform X4: protein MSAEKVKKTKKKKDEANSTSEAKLNGSEAKIKKIKIKKNEEASEEIPVLQNDKKLKKKKLDKNKELDKEKEKEKETKKKAKSAPKKKKGSVTDEDEEEEEEEDTAKKKSKKKTTKDSSPSPSVTKEKKSKSKDEKDSDVKEKKSKSKEKDKKKEAASLFQINNDKDSKSKKKAAAKSESDDSGEESKSTKSKKKSAASSTSSLFQTSGDKNKEKKTKKKAKAEESDESESEKEEKSKKKKGKGKKKKARAPSPEIEFDNLETFVMEPAPQGATVKCRVTRDQRGMDKSMYPIYYLHLDNDKKTFLLAGRKRKKSATSNYLISIDATDLSRGGDNFVGKLRSNLMGTKFTVFDNALNPEKALPDMSNARQELAAIIYETNVLGMKGPRRMSVIIPGMDKDNERVPLRPRNDYDGLLIRHQNRRMENLIELHNKTPVWNEETASHVLNFNGRVTQASIKNFQIVHSKDLDYIVMQFGRIADDIFTLDYKYPMCAVQAFAIALSSFDGKIACE, encoded by the exons ATGTCTGCAGAAAAGGTGAAG aagacgaagaagaagaaggacgaAGCCAACAGCACAAGTGAGGCCAAGCTGAACGGCAGCGAGGCCAAGATCAAAAAgatcaaaatcaaaaagaacGAGGAGGCCTCTGAGGAGATTCCTGTTTTGCaaa ATgacaaaaagctgaagaaaaaGAAACTCGACAAGAATAAAGAACTAgacaaagaaaaggaaaaagagaaagagacaaaaaagaaaGCCAAAAGTGCccccaaaaagaagaaag GGTCAGTAACAGACGaagacgaggaagaggaggaggaggaggacaccgctaaaaagaaaagcaagaaGAAGACAACCAAAGACAGCTCGCCGTCCCCAAGCGTCACCAAAGAAAAGAAATCCAAATCCAAAG ATGAGAAAGATTCCGATGTAAAGGAGAAGAAGTCAAAATCAAAAGAGAAAGACAAAAAGAAGGAAGCAGCGTCTCTGTTTCAGATAAACAACGACAAAGACTCCAAGAGCAAAAAGAaag CAGCCGCCAAATCGGAAAGCGACGACAGCGGAGAAGAGAGCAAGTCGACCAAGTCGAAAAAGAAGTCGGCCGCCAGCTCCACGTCGTCTTTGTTCCAAACGTcaggagacaaaaacaaagaaaagaagacgaagaagaaag caaaggCAGAAGAGAGCGATGAATCCGAatcagaaaaagaagaaaaatcaaaaaagaaaaaaggaaaaggaaagaagaagaag GCGAGAGCGCCGTCACCTGAGATTGAGTTTGACAACTTGGAAACGTTTGTGATGGAGCCGGCGCCTCAAGGCGCGACCGTCAAATGTCGAGTGACTCGAGACCAGCGGGGGATGGATAAGAGCATGTACCCGATTTACTACCTTCATCTGGACAACGACAAGAAG ACGTTTCTGTTGGCGggcaggaaaagaaagaaaagcgcAACCTCCAATTATCTCATCTCCATAGACGCTACGGATTTGTCAAGAGGTGGCGATAACTTTGTAGGAAAGCTGAG GTCAAATTTAATGGGCACCAAGTTTACTGTTTTTGACAACGCTCTAAATCCCGAAAAAGCCCTTCCGGACATGTCCAACGCGCGGCAGGAGTTGGCAGCCATCATCTAC GAAACAAATGTTTTGGGGATGAAAGGGCCCAGAAGGATGTCGGTCATCATTCCAGGCATGGACAAGGACAACGAGCGAGTACCGCTCCGACCCAGAAAT GACTACGACGGCCTGTTGATACGACACCAAAATAGAAGGATGGAGAATCTGATTGAGCTTCACAATAAGACGCCCGTGTGGAACGAAGAAACGGCCTCGCACGTGCTCAACTTCAACGGCCGGGTCACCCAGGCCTCCATCAAGAATTTCCAGATCGTCCACAGCAAAGATT TGGACTACATTGTGATGCAGTTTGGCCGAATAGCCGACGACATTTTCACGCTGGACTACAAGTACCCCATGTGCGCAGTGCAGGCCTTCGCCATCGCACTCTCTAGCTTCGATGGGAAAATCGCATGCGAATGA
- the LOC144024581 gene encoding uncharacterized protein LOC144024581 isoform X2, whose protein sequence is MSGQRQTVREAWTHDSGLEEDNCVASPHVYTKKTKKKKDEANSTSEAKLNGSEAKIKKIKIKKNEEASEEIPVLQNDKKLKKKKLDKNKELDKEKEKEKETKKKAKSAPKKKKGSVTDEDEEEEEEEDTAKKKSKKKTTKDSSPSPSVTKEKKSKSKDEKDSDVKEKKSKSKEKDKKKEAASLFQINNDKDSKSKKKAAKSESDDSGEESKSTKSKKKSAASSTSSLFQTSGDKNKEKKTKKKAKAEESDESESEKEEKSKKKKGKGKKKKARAPSPEIEFDNLETFVMEPAPQGATVKCRVTRDQRGMDKSMYPIYYLHLDNDKKTFLLAGRKRKKSATSNYLISIDATDLSRGGDNFVGKLRSNLMGTKFTVFDNALNPEKALPDMSNARQELAAIIYETNVLGMKGPRRMSVIIPGMDKDNERVPLRPRNDYDGLLIRHQNRRMENLIELHNKTPVWNEETASHVLNFNGRVTQASIKNFQIVHSKDLDYIVMQFGRIADDIFTLDYKYPMCAVQAFAIALSSFDGKIACE, encoded by the exons ATGTCGGGCCAGCGTCAGACCGTGAGAGAGGCCTGGACACATGACAG CGGTCTGGAGGAGGACAATTGTGTGGCATCCCCACACGTGTACACGAAG aagacgaagaagaagaaggacgaAGCCAACAGCACAAGTGAGGCCAAGCTGAACGGCAGCGAGGCCAAGATCAAAAAgatcaaaatcaaaaagaacGAGGAGGCCTCTGAGGAGATTCCTGTTTTGCaaa ATgacaaaaagctgaagaaaaaGAAACTCGACAAGAATAAAGAACTAgacaaagaaaaggaaaaagagaaagagacaaaaaagaaaGCCAAAAGTGCccccaaaaagaagaaag GGTCAGTAACAGACGaagacgaggaagaggaggaggaggaggacaccgctaaaaagaaaagcaagaaGAAGACAACCAAAGACAGCTCGCCGTCCCCAAGCGTCACCAAAGAAAAGAAATCCAAATCCAAAG ATGAGAAAGATTCCGATGTAAAGGAGAAGAAGTCAAAATCAAAAGAGAAAGACAAAAAGAAGGAAGCAGCGTCTCTGTTTCAGATAAACAACGACAAAGACTCCAAGAGCAAAAAGAaag CCGCCAAATCGGAAAGCGACGACAGCGGAGAAGAGAGCAAGTCGACCAAGTCGAAAAAGAAGTCGGCCGCCAGCTCCACGTCGTCTTTGTTCCAAACGTcaggagacaaaaacaaagaaaagaagacgaagaagaaag caaaggCAGAAGAGAGCGATGAATCCGAatcagaaaaagaagaaaaatcaaaaaagaaaaaaggaaaaggaaagaagaagaag GCGAGAGCGCCGTCACCTGAGATTGAGTTTGACAACTTGGAAACGTTTGTGATGGAGCCGGCGCCTCAAGGCGCGACCGTCAAATGTCGAGTGACTCGAGACCAGCGGGGGATGGATAAGAGCATGTACCCGATTTACTACCTTCATCTGGACAACGACAAGAAG ACGTTTCTGTTGGCGggcaggaaaagaaagaaaagcgcAACCTCCAATTATCTCATCTCCATAGACGCTACGGATTTGTCAAGAGGTGGCGATAACTTTGTAGGAAAGCTGAG GTCAAATTTAATGGGCACCAAGTTTACTGTTTTTGACAACGCTCTAAATCCCGAAAAAGCCCTTCCGGACATGTCCAACGCGCGGCAGGAGTTGGCAGCCATCATCTAC GAAACAAATGTTTTGGGGATGAAAGGGCCCAGAAGGATGTCGGTCATCATTCCAGGCATGGACAAGGACAACGAGCGAGTACCGCTCCGACCCAGAAAT GACTACGACGGCCTGTTGATACGACACCAAAATAGAAGGATGGAGAATCTGATTGAGCTTCACAATAAGACGCCCGTGTGGAACGAAGAAACGGCCTCGCACGTGCTCAACTTCAACGGCCGGGTCACCCAGGCCTCCATCAAGAATTTCCAGATCGTCCACAGCAAAGATT TGGACTACATTGTGATGCAGTTTGGCCGAATAGCCGACGACATTTTCACGCTGGACTACAAGTACCCCATGTGCGCAGTGCAGGCCTTCGCCATCGCACTCTCTAGCTTCGATGGGAAAATCGCATGCGAATGA
- the LOC144024581 gene encoding tubby-related protein 3-like isoform X5, producing the protein MSAEKVKTKKKKDEANSTSEAKLNGSEAKIKKIKIKKNEEASEEIPVLQNDKKLKKKKLDKNKELDKEKEKEKETKKKAKSAPKKKKGSVTDEDEEEEEEEDTAKKKSKKKTTKDSSPSPSVTKEKKSKSKDEKDSDVKEKKSKSKEKDKKKEAASLFQINNDKDSKSKKKAAAKSESDDSGEESKSTKSKKKSAASSTSSLFQTSGDKNKEKKTKKKAKAEESDESESEKEEKSKKKKGKGKKKKARAPSPEIEFDNLETFVMEPAPQGATVKCRVTRDQRGMDKSMYPIYYLHLDNDKKTFLLAGRKRKKSATSNYLISIDATDLSRGGDNFVGKLRSNLMGTKFTVFDNALNPEKALPDMSNARQELAAIIYETNVLGMKGPRRMSVIIPGMDKDNERVPLRPRNDYDGLLIRHQNRRMENLIELHNKTPVWNEETASHVLNFNGRVTQASIKNFQIVHSKDLDYIVMQFGRIADDIFTLDYKYPMCAVQAFAIALSSFDGKIACE; encoded by the exons ATGTCTGCAGAAAAGGTGAAG acgaagaagaagaaggacgaAGCCAACAGCACAAGTGAGGCCAAGCTGAACGGCAGCGAGGCCAAGATCAAAAAgatcaaaatcaaaaagaacGAGGAGGCCTCTGAGGAGATTCCTGTTTTGCaaa ATgacaaaaagctgaagaaaaaGAAACTCGACAAGAATAAAGAACTAgacaaagaaaaggaaaaagagaaagagacaaaaaagaaaGCCAAAAGTGCccccaaaaagaagaaag GGTCAGTAACAGACGaagacgaggaagaggaggaggaggaggacaccgctaaaaagaaaagcaagaaGAAGACAACCAAAGACAGCTCGCCGTCCCCAAGCGTCACCAAAGAAAAGAAATCCAAATCCAAAG ATGAGAAAGATTCCGATGTAAAGGAGAAGAAGTCAAAATCAAAAGAGAAAGACAAAAAGAAGGAAGCAGCGTCTCTGTTTCAGATAAACAACGACAAAGACTCCAAGAGCAAAAAGAaag CAGCCGCCAAATCGGAAAGCGACGACAGCGGAGAAGAGAGCAAGTCGACCAAGTCGAAAAAGAAGTCGGCCGCCAGCTCCACGTCGTCTTTGTTCCAAACGTcaggagacaaaaacaaagaaaagaagacgaagaagaaag caaaggCAGAAGAGAGCGATGAATCCGAatcagaaaaagaagaaaaatcaaaaaagaaaaaaggaaaaggaaagaagaagaag GCGAGAGCGCCGTCACCTGAGATTGAGTTTGACAACTTGGAAACGTTTGTGATGGAGCCGGCGCCTCAAGGCGCGACCGTCAAATGTCGAGTGACTCGAGACCAGCGGGGGATGGATAAGAGCATGTACCCGATTTACTACCTTCATCTGGACAACGACAAGAAG ACGTTTCTGTTGGCGggcaggaaaagaaagaaaagcgcAACCTCCAATTATCTCATCTCCATAGACGCTACGGATTTGTCAAGAGGTGGCGATAACTTTGTAGGAAAGCTGAG GTCAAATTTAATGGGCACCAAGTTTACTGTTTTTGACAACGCTCTAAATCCCGAAAAAGCCCTTCCGGACATGTCCAACGCGCGGCAGGAGTTGGCAGCCATCATCTAC GAAACAAATGTTTTGGGGATGAAAGGGCCCAGAAGGATGTCGGTCATCATTCCAGGCATGGACAAGGACAACGAGCGAGTACCGCTCCGACCCAGAAAT GACTACGACGGCCTGTTGATACGACACCAAAATAGAAGGATGGAGAATCTGATTGAGCTTCACAATAAGACGCCCGTGTGGAACGAAGAAACGGCCTCGCACGTGCTCAACTTCAACGGCCGGGTCACCCAGGCCTCCATCAAGAATTTCCAGATCGTCCACAGCAAAGATT TGGACTACATTGTGATGCAGTTTGGCCGAATAGCCGACGACATTTTCACGCTGGACTACAAGTACCCCATGTGCGCAGTGCAGGCCTTCGCCATCGCACTCTCTAGCTTCGATGGGAAAATCGCATGCGAATGA
- the LOC144024581 gene encoding tubby-related protein 3-like isoform X6 — translation MSAEKKTKKKKDEANSTSEAKLNGSEAKIKKIKIKKNEEASEEIPVLQNDKKLKKKKLDKNKELDKEKEKEKETKKKAKSAPKKKKGSVTDEDEEEEEEEDTAKKKSKKKTTKDSSPSPSVTKEKKSKSKDEKDSDVKEKKSKSKEKDKKKEAASLFQINNDKDSKSKKKAAAKSESDDSGEESKSTKSKKKSAASSTSSLFQTSGDKNKEKKTKKKAKAEESDESESEKEEKSKKKKGKGKKKKARAPSPEIEFDNLETFVMEPAPQGATVKCRVTRDQRGMDKSMYPIYYLHLDNDKKTFLLAGRKRKKSATSNYLISIDATDLSRGGDNFVGKLRSNLMGTKFTVFDNALNPEKALPDMSNARQELAAIIYETNVLGMKGPRRMSVIIPGMDKDNERVPLRPRNDYDGLLIRHQNRRMENLIELHNKTPVWNEETASHVLNFNGRVTQASIKNFQIVHSKDLDYIVMQFGRIADDIFTLDYKYPMCAVQAFAIALSSFDGKIACE, via the exons ATGTCTGCAGAAAAG aagacgaagaagaagaaggacgaAGCCAACAGCACAAGTGAGGCCAAGCTGAACGGCAGCGAGGCCAAGATCAAAAAgatcaaaatcaaaaagaacGAGGAGGCCTCTGAGGAGATTCCTGTTTTGCaaa ATgacaaaaagctgaagaaaaaGAAACTCGACAAGAATAAAGAACTAgacaaagaaaaggaaaaagagaaagagacaaaaaagaaaGCCAAAAGTGCccccaaaaagaagaaag GGTCAGTAACAGACGaagacgaggaagaggaggaggaggaggacaccgctaaaaagaaaagcaagaaGAAGACAACCAAAGACAGCTCGCCGTCCCCAAGCGTCACCAAAGAAAAGAAATCCAAATCCAAAG ATGAGAAAGATTCCGATGTAAAGGAGAAGAAGTCAAAATCAAAAGAGAAAGACAAAAAGAAGGAAGCAGCGTCTCTGTTTCAGATAAACAACGACAAAGACTCCAAGAGCAAAAAGAaag CAGCCGCCAAATCGGAAAGCGACGACAGCGGAGAAGAGAGCAAGTCGACCAAGTCGAAAAAGAAGTCGGCCGCCAGCTCCACGTCGTCTTTGTTCCAAACGTcaggagacaaaaacaaagaaaagaagacgaagaagaaag caaaggCAGAAGAGAGCGATGAATCCGAatcagaaaaagaagaaaaatcaaaaaagaaaaaaggaaaaggaaagaagaagaag GCGAGAGCGCCGTCACCTGAGATTGAGTTTGACAACTTGGAAACGTTTGTGATGGAGCCGGCGCCTCAAGGCGCGACCGTCAAATGTCGAGTGACTCGAGACCAGCGGGGGATGGATAAGAGCATGTACCCGATTTACTACCTTCATCTGGACAACGACAAGAAG ACGTTTCTGTTGGCGggcaggaaaagaaagaaaagcgcAACCTCCAATTATCTCATCTCCATAGACGCTACGGATTTGTCAAGAGGTGGCGATAACTTTGTAGGAAAGCTGAG GTCAAATTTAATGGGCACCAAGTTTACTGTTTTTGACAACGCTCTAAATCCCGAAAAAGCCCTTCCGGACATGTCCAACGCGCGGCAGGAGTTGGCAGCCATCATCTAC GAAACAAATGTTTTGGGGATGAAAGGGCCCAGAAGGATGTCGGTCATCATTCCAGGCATGGACAAGGACAACGAGCGAGTACCGCTCCGACCCAGAAAT GACTACGACGGCCTGTTGATACGACACCAAAATAGAAGGATGGAGAATCTGATTGAGCTTCACAATAAGACGCCCGTGTGGAACGAAGAAACGGCCTCGCACGTGCTCAACTTCAACGGCCGGGTCACCCAGGCCTCCATCAAGAATTTCCAGATCGTCCACAGCAAAGATT TGGACTACATTGTGATGCAGTTTGGCCGAATAGCCGACGACATTTTCACGCTGGACTACAAGTACCCCATGTGCGCAGTGCAGGCCTTCGCCATCGCACTCTCTAGCTTCGATGGGAAAATCGCATGCGAATGA
- the LOC144024581 gene encoding uncharacterized protein LOC144024581 isoform X1 produces MSGQRQTVREAWTHDSGLEEDNCVASPHVYTKKTKKKKDEANSTSEAKLNGSEAKIKKIKIKKNEEASEEIPVLQNDKKLKKKKLDKNKELDKEKEKEKETKKKAKSAPKKKKGSVTDEDEEEEEEEDTAKKKSKKKTTKDSSPSPSVTKEKKSKSKDEKDSDVKEKKSKSKEKDKKKEAASLFQINNDKDSKSKKKAAAKSESDDSGEESKSTKSKKKSAASSTSSLFQTSGDKNKEKKTKKKGKAEESDESESEKEEKSKKKKGKGKKKKARAPSPEIEFDNLETFVMEPAPQGATVKCRVTRDQRGMDKSMYPIYYLHLDNDKKTFLLAGRKRKKSATSNYLISIDATDLSRGGDNFVGKLRSNLMGTKFTVFDNALNPEKALPDMSNARQELAAIIYETNVLGMKGPRRMSVIIPGMDKDNERVPLRPRNDYDGLLIRHQNRRMENLIELHNKTPVWNEETASHVLNFNGRVTQASIKNFQIVHSKDLDYIVMQFGRIADDIFTLDYKYPMCAVQAFAIALSSFDGKIACE; encoded by the exons ATGTCGGGCCAGCGTCAGACCGTGAGAGAGGCCTGGACACATGACAG CGGTCTGGAGGAGGACAATTGTGTGGCATCCCCACACGTGTACACGAAG aagacgaagaagaagaaggacgaAGCCAACAGCACAAGTGAGGCCAAGCTGAACGGCAGCGAGGCCAAGATCAAAAAgatcaaaatcaaaaagaacGAGGAGGCCTCTGAGGAGATTCCTGTTTTGCaaa ATgacaaaaagctgaagaaaaaGAAACTCGACAAGAATAAAGAACTAgacaaagaaaaggaaaaagagaaagagacaaaaaagaaaGCCAAAAGTGCccccaaaaagaagaaag GGTCAGTAACAGACGaagacgaggaagaggaggaggaggaggacaccgctaaaaagaaaagcaagaaGAAGACAACCAAAGACAGCTCGCCGTCCCCAAGCGTCACCAAAGAAAAGAAATCCAAATCCAAAG ATGAGAAAGATTCCGATGTAAAGGAGAAGAAGTCAAAATCAAAAGAGAAAGACAAAAAGAAGGAAGCAGCGTCTCTGTTTCAGATAAACAACGACAAAGACTCCAAGAGCAAAAAGAaag CAGCCGCCAAATCGGAAAGCGACGACAGCGGAGAAGAGAGCAAGTCGACCAAGTCGAAAAAGAAGTCGGCCGCCAGCTCCACGTCGTCTTTGTTCCAAACGTcaggagacaaaaacaaagaaaagaagacgaagaagaaaggCAAG gCAGAAGAGAGCGATGAATCCGAatcagaaaaagaagaaaaatcaaaaaagaaaaaaggaaaaggaaagaagaagaag GCGAGAGCGCCGTCACCTGAGATTGAGTTTGACAACTTGGAAACGTTTGTGATGGAGCCGGCGCCTCAAGGCGCGACCGTCAAATGTCGAGTGACTCGAGACCAGCGGGGGATGGATAAGAGCATGTACCCGATTTACTACCTTCATCTGGACAACGACAAGAAG ACGTTTCTGTTGGCGggcaggaaaagaaagaaaagcgcAACCTCCAATTATCTCATCTCCATAGACGCTACGGATTTGTCAAGAGGTGGCGATAACTTTGTAGGAAAGCTGAG GTCAAATTTAATGGGCACCAAGTTTACTGTTTTTGACAACGCTCTAAATCCCGAAAAAGCCCTTCCGGACATGTCCAACGCGCGGCAGGAGTTGGCAGCCATCATCTAC GAAACAAATGTTTTGGGGATGAAAGGGCCCAGAAGGATGTCGGTCATCATTCCAGGCATGGACAAGGACAACGAGCGAGTACCGCTCCGACCCAGAAAT GACTACGACGGCCTGTTGATACGACACCAAAATAGAAGGATGGAGAATCTGATTGAGCTTCACAATAAGACGCCCGTGTGGAACGAAGAAACGGCCTCGCACGTGCTCAACTTCAACGGCCGGGTCACCCAGGCCTCCATCAAGAATTTCCAGATCGTCCACAGCAAAGATT TGGACTACATTGTGATGCAGTTTGGCCGAATAGCCGACGACATTTTCACGCTGGACTACAAGTACCCCATGTGCGCAGTGCAGGCCTTCGCCATCGCACTCTCTAGCTTCGATGGGAAAATCGCATGCGAATGA
- the LOC144024581 gene encoding uncharacterized protein LOC144024581 isoform X3, translating into MSGQRQTVREAWTHDSGLEEDNCVASPHVYTKKTKKKKDEANSTSEAKLNGSEAKIKKIKIKKNEEASEEIPVLQNDKKLKKKKLDKNKELDKEKEKEKETKKKAKSAPKKKKGSVTDEDEEEEEEEDTAKKKSKKKTTKDSSPSPSVTKEKKSKSKDEKDSDVKEKKSKSKEKDKKKEAASLFQINNDKDSKSKKKAAKSESDDSGEESKSTKSKKKSAASSTSSLFQTSGDKNKEKKTKKKGKAEESDESESEKEEKSKKKKGKGKKKKARAPSPEIEFDNLETFVMEPAPQGATVKCRVTRDQRGMDKSMYPIYYLHLDNDKKTFLLAGRKRKKSATSNYLISIDATDLSRGGDNFVGKLRSNLMGTKFTVFDNALNPEKALPDMSNARQELAAIIYETNVLGMKGPRRMSVIIPGMDKDNERVPLRPRNDYDGLLIRHQNRRMENLIELHNKTPVWNEETASHVLNFNGRVTQASIKNFQIVHSKDLDYIVMQFGRIADDIFTLDYKYPMCAVQAFAIALSSFDGKIACE; encoded by the exons ATGTCGGGCCAGCGTCAGACCGTGAGAGAGGCCTGGACACATGACAG CGGTCTGGAGGAGGACAATTGTGTGGCATCCCCACACGTGTACACGAAG aagacgaagaagaagaaggacgaAGCCAACAGCACAAGTGAGGCCAAGCTGAACGGCAGCGAGGCCAAGATCAAAAAgatcaaaatcaaaaagaacGAGGAGGCCTCTGAGGAGATTCCTGTTTTGCaaa ATgacaaaaagctgaagaaaaaGAAACTCGACAAGAATAAAGAACTAgacaaagaaaaggaaaaagagaaagagacaaaaaagaaaGCCAAAAGTGCccccaaaaagaagaaag GGTCAGTAACAGACGaagacgaggaagaggaggaggaggaggacaccgctaaaaagaaaagcaagaaGAAGACAACCAAAGACAGCTCGCCGTCCCCAAGCGTCACCAAAGAAAAGAAATCCAAATCCAAAG ATGAGAAAGATTCCGATGTAAAGGAGAAGAAGTCAAAATCAAAAGAGAAAGACAAAAAGAAGGAAGCAGCGTCTCTGTTTCAGATAAACAACGACAAAGACTCCAAGAGCAAAAAGAaag CCGCCAAATCGGAAAGCGACGACAGCGGAGAAGAGAGCAAGTCGACCAAGTCGAAAAAGAAGTCGGCCGCCAGCTCCACGTCGTCTTTGTTCCAAACGTcaggagacaaaaacaaagaaaagaagacgaagaagaaaggCAAG gCAGAAGAGAGCGATGAATCCGAatcagaaaaagaagaaaaatcaaaaaagaaaaaaggaaaaggaaagaagaagaag GCGAGAGCGCCGTCACCTGAGATTGAGTTTGACAACTTGGAAACGTTTGTGATGGAGCCGGCGCCTCAAGGCGCGACCGTCAAATGTCGAGTGACTCGAGACCAGCGGGGGATGGATAAGAGCATGTACCCGATTTACTACCTTCATCTGGACAACGACAAGAAG ACGTTTCTGTTGGCGggcaggaaaagaaagaaaagcgcAACCTCCAATTATCTCATCTCCATAGACGCTACGGATTTGTCAAGAGGTGGCGATAACTTTGTAGGAAAGCTGAG GTCAAATTTAATGGGCACCAAGTTTACTGTTTTTGACAACGCTCTAAATCCCGAAAAAGCCCTTCCGGACATGTCCAACGCGCGGCAGGAGTTGGCAGCCATCATCTAC GAAACAAATGTTTTGGGGATGAAAGGGCCCAGAAGGATGTCGGTCATCATTCCAGGCATGGACAAGGACAACGAGCGAGTACCGCTCCGACCCAGAAAT GACTACGACGGCCTGTTGATACGACACCAAAATAGAAGGATGGAGAATCTGATTGAGCTTCACAATAAGACGCCCGTGTGGAACGAAGAAACGGCCTCGCACGTGCTCAACTTCAACGGCCGGGTCACCCAGGCCTCCATCAAGAATTTCCAGATCGTCCACAGCAAAGATT TGGACTACATTGTGATGCAGTTTGGCCGAATAGCCGACGACATTTTCACGCTGGACTACAAGTACCCCATGTGCGCAGTGCAGGCCTTCGCCATCGCACTCTCTAGCTTCGATGGGAAAATCGCATGCGAATGA